In Candidatus Binatia bacterium, a genomic segment contains:
- a CDS encoding efflux transporter outer membrane subunit, which produces MNRLIALAIALLCVGCPVGPDYKAPDIHEPESFRVDVPVEKGASLADLPWWKVFEDPELQKLVNRAIRENLNLRAAAARVEQSRAFIGVARSQLLPQVGYSGDFSRQRAPFRPGGQPQTYNLFTGAFNLAWEIDLWGRIRRSSEAAEAQFWAAEEAQRGILLSLVSGVAEAYFQLLKLDREKAIAEETVLAFQKSLDLFQQRYEGGVGSELAVARAEAALADVASLVPSLDAQIVVAENVLNVLLGQNPAEITRGKPLADQKTVPEIPAGIPSELLQRRPDLKQAEDRMISANASVGVSVANFFPRIGLSSLYGSASTDLSDMLNGTPGVWNIAAALSGPIFTGGLNYRQYQAQVAAWEVEVAVFEQAVLEAFAEVSNLLTIQYSLRAQREERERSVRALENAVDLSFLRYEIGLANYFEVIDAQQELFPAQINLARTRTQQLTVIAQLYRALGGGWELQTTEAWELPKPSPTPAVGTEASPKPTPAAVISD; this is translated from the coding sequence ATGAACCGCTTGATCGCCCTCGCCATCGCGCTGCTCTGTGTTGGCTGTCCTGTCGGACCCGATTACAAGGCGCCCGACATCCACGAACCCGAGAGCTTTCGCGTCGATGTGCCGGTGGAAAAGGGAGCTTCGCTCGCCGACCTCCCCTGGTGGAAAGTCTTCGAGGACCCGGAACTTCAGAAACTGGTCAACCGGGCGATCCGCGAGAATCTCAACCTCCGAGCCGCGGCCGCACGCGTCGAGCAGTCCCGGGCCTTCATCGGTGTGGCACGATCCCAATTGCTGCCGCAAGTTGGCTACTCGGGGGATTTCTCCCGCCAAAGAGCGCCCTTCCGTCCCGGGGGCCAACCGCAGACCTACAATTTGTTTACCGGTGCTTTCAACCTCGCCTGGGAAATCGACCTCTGGGGCCGGATCCGACGTTCTTCCGAGGCGGCCGAGGCACAATTCTGGGCTGCCGAGGAGGCCCAGCGAGGCATACTGCTCTCGCTGGTCAGCGGGGTGGCGGAAGCTTATTTCCAACTCCTCAAGCTGGACCGCGAGAAAGCCATTGCCGAAGAGACGGTCCTCGCCTTCCAGAAATCCCTCGACCTGTTCCAGCAGCGATATGAAGGTGGCGTCGGCTCCGAACTCGCGGTCGCACGAGCCGAGGCCGCGCTTGCAGATGTCGCCAGCCTGGTGCCCAGTCTCGATGCCCAGATCGTCGTGGCCGAAAATGTCCTCAACGTCCTGCTCGGCCAAAACCCGGCGGAAATCACCCGAGGGAAACCACTCGCCGATCAGAAGACGGTCCCCGAAATACCCGCCGGGATCCCGTCGGAGCTGCTGCAACGACGTCCGGATCTCAAGCAGGCCGAGGATCGCATGATCTCGGCGAATGCGTCTGTGGGCGTTTCGGTTGCCAACTTCTTTCCACGAATCGGACTCTCCAGCCTCTACGGATCTGCGTCCACGGACCTCTCCGATATGCTCAATGGCACCCCTGGCGTCTGGAATATCGCGGCCGCGCTATCCGGTCCGATCTTTACGGGCGGCTTGAACTATCGCCAGTATCAGGCACAGGTGGCCGCGTGGGAGGTAGAGGTCGCCGTCTTCGAGCAGGCTGTTCTGGAAGCCTTTGCCGAGGTCTCCAACCTCCTCACCATCCAATACAGTCTCCGCGCGCAGCGCGAAGAACGAGAAAGAAGCGTTCGAGCGCTTGAGAATGCCGTCGATCTCTCTTTCCTGCGCTACGAAATCGGGCTTGCCAACTATTTCGAAGTGATCGACGCGCAACAAGAACTCTTCCCCGCGCAGATCAATCTGGCCCGCACCCGCACCCAGCAACTCACCGTCATAGCCCAACTCTACCGCGCCCTTGGCGGCGGCTGGGAGCTGCAGACCACCGAGGCCTGGGAGCTGCCGAAACCGTCACCCACGCCGGCGGTCGGAACGGAAGCATCGCCAAAGCCCACGCCGGCTGCTGTCATAAGCGACTGA
- a CDS encoding glycosyltransferase family 2 protein encodes MEPILERSDTALDLSVILPVYRNAFTLREIHERIAGVCLPKGVRYEILYVNDACPEGSGSVLSELERGYPEIRVVSLAQNGGQQRAILAGLKQCRGNRAVVMDADLQDPPEAIPALLNHLGDGVSAVFAGRQGRYESPARLMTSRVFKTLLHLLCGAPKDAGAFVLMDRRMIDRVLAMDASSPFLVAMIACSGLPVRSIPVERAERPDGQSAYVGGMRLQVALSALWWVLRWRTGFVRTEPDHLS; translated from the coding sequence ATGGAACCCATCCTTGAGCGAAGCGATACGGCGCTCGACCTGAGCGTCATCCTTCCGGTCTACCGCAACGCCTTTACCTTGCGGGAGATCCATGAGCGCATCGCTGGTGTGTGCCTCCCCAAAGGCGTCCGCTATGAGATCCTCTACGTGAATGATGCCTGCCCCGAGGGCTCCGGTTCCGTGCTCTCGGAGCTGGAGCGGGGATACCCCGAGATTCGCGTGGTATCTCTGGCGCAAAATGGCGGGCAGCAGCGGGCGATTCTCGCCGGCCTCAAGCAATGTCGGGGCAATCGGGCAGTGGTGATGGATGCGGACCTGCAGGACCCGCCCGAGGCGATTCCTGCACTACTTAACCACCTCGGCGACGGGGTTTCGGCCGTCTTTGCGGGTCGACAGGGGCGCTATGAATCCCCTGCGCGCCTGATGACATCGCGCGTTTTCAAGACGCTCCTCCACCTGCTGTGCGGCGCACCGAAGGATGCTGGGGCATTCGTGCTGATGGACCGGCGCATGATCGATCGTGTGCTCGCCATGGACGCATCGAGCCCGTTTCTCGTGGCGATGATCGCATGCTCCGGACTTCCAGTGCGCTCCATCCCCGTGGAGCGTGCGGAGCGACCCGATGGTCAATCCGCCTATGTCGGAGGCATGCGACTCCAAGTAGCGCTCTCAGCTCTGTGGTGGGTACTTCGCTGGCGAACAGGCTTTGTCCGCACGGAGCCCGACCACCTCAGCTGA
- a CDS encoding efflux RND transporter periplasmic adaptor subunit, whose translation MKASTDATRGTIAGARRRAPGLVALLAIVAMGCGKPELPKAPTPEVLTAQSTQMDIPIYGEWVGTTEGYVNAQIRPKVQGYLLKQNYENGAEVASGELMFEIDPRQFQADVKNKEGALDRAKATLKRSDLNVARFRPLAKRGAVSQKELDDAVQTELANRASVQSAAAALEKARLNLDWSKIKAPIRGLAGIAVAQIGDLVGPPDLLTTVSTIDPIKVAFPISEQQYLRLKRSLIDNPSRDASPATLILTDATTYKHPGKFLALGRDINPETGTILVETGFPNPDGLLRPGQYARVRVRIDLLKGATVVPQRALKDMQGTFQVAVVKGGDTIEMRTVEVGPTYKTLWIIEKGIKPGETVVVEGLQDIRDGSKVVSKPAPAPSSAATPTSSANGGN comes from the coding sequence ATGAAAGCCTCCACGGACGCCACCCGAGGGACCATCGCAGGAGCCCGAAGAAGAGCTCCCGGACTGGTCGCGCTTCTGGCGATTGTGGCTATGGGTTGCGGCAAGCCGGAGCTCCCCAAGGCCCCCACGCCGGAAGTTCTGACCGCACAGAGCACCCAGATGGATATCCCGATTTACGGGGAATGGGTTGGCACCACCGAAGGTTACGTCAATGCGCAGATTCGCCCGAAGGTTCAGGGATACCTGCTCAAGCAAAACTACGAGAACGGCGCCGAGGTTGCCTCCGGCGAGCTCATGTTCGAAATCGACCCCCGTCAGTTTCAGGCCGACGTGAAAAACAAGGAGGGCGCTCTCGATCGGGCCAAGGCCACGCTCAAGCGGAGCGACCTTAATGTAGCTCGTTTCCGGCCGCTCGCGAAGCGAGGGGCTGTCAGCCAGAAAGAACTCGACGACGCCGTGCAGACTGAGCTCGCGAATCGCGCCTCGGTCCAATCAGCCGCCGCGGCCCTCGAAAAAGCCAGGCTCAACCTCGACTGGTCGAAAATCAAGGCACCGATTCGCGGGCTTGCCGGCATTGCCGTAGCCCAGATCGGCGACCTCGTCGGCCCCCCGGATTTATTGACCACGGTCTCCACGATCGATCCGATCAAGGTCGCTTTTCCAATCAGCGAACAGCAATACCTTCGCCTCAAACGCAGCCTTATCGACAACCCGTCGCGCGACGCCAGCCCGGCCACTCTGATTCTGACTGACGCCACAACCTACAAACACCCCGGTAAATTTCTGGCCCTCGGCCGTGACATCAATCCGGAAACCGGCACCATTCTCGTCGAGACAGGCTTCCCGAATCCGGACGGATTGCTGCGACCAGGGCAATACGCTCGTGTCCGCGTCAGGATCGACCTGCTCAAGGGGGCCACGGTTGTGCCCCAACGAGCGCTGAAGGATATGCAGGGCACGTTCCAGGTCGCCGTGGTCAAAGGCGGCGATACCATCGAGATGCGCACCGTCGAGGTAGGCCCGACCTACAAGACGTTATGGATCATCGAGAAAGGTATAAAACCGGGCGAGACCGTTGTCGTCGAAGGACTGCAGGATATTCGAGATGGCTCCAAAGTCGTCTCGAAGCCGGCGCCCGCTCCGAGCAGCGCGGCAACGCCAACCTCCTCTGCCAACGGCGGGAACTGA
- a CDS encoding multidrug efflux RND transporter permease subunit, which produces MSRFFIDRPIVSMVISILMTLLGVVSLAGLPIAQFPDIAPPEIQLTATYVGADALTVEEAVSTPIEQQMSGVDGMLYMYSTNASNGIGTLRVNFEVGTDANTDQILTQMRYQQAESQLPTQVKELGVTIKKSTTSPLALFSVYSPNETYDAEFLANYAYININDPMTRVSGVGQVNIFGSGQYAMRFWVEPDKLAQMKITIPEIMDALQQQNAVNPAGQIGAEPIPAGQQFTYTVRAQGRLKTPEEFGDVIIRANPDGSLVTLKDVARIQLGAQNYSVIGRLDGKPAAIVAIYQDPGSNAIDTMDQATALMEQLKTRFPADLDYKISLDTTQAVREGMKEIVITLVEALALVIFVVFIFLQGWRATLIPLLAVPVALVGTFAIFPLLGFTINTLSLLGLVLAIGIVVDDAIVVVEAVEKNIEGGLEPRDATLKAMSEVTAPIVGTTLILIAVFVPTAFIPGITGRLYQQFAVTIAVSVLISSFNALTLSPALSAMLLRPRKPMRGPAGRFFAWFNKTFDRATDGYVSWSEFLIHKAKFAMLFLAILGGIGLFLGSRLPTGFVPEEDQGYLFANIQLPDAASMERTDEVSQLVEKILAETDGIEGYNTIVGFSMLSQVNTTYSAFLFITLEPWDVRDPKGLEAKVIARKLNQQFARKIPEAKVVSFSPPAIPGIGTSGGVTFVLEDIAGGSVEELAANTDKFIKELEKRPEFFRVSTTFIPDTPQYFARVDRDKVLKQGVALKDVYQTLQAFMGGSFVNYFNRFGRTWQVYLQAEGEYRTKPSDISNFYVRNSNAEMVPLETFVTMERSFGPEFTLRFNGHRAAQINGMLWPWYSSGQGMAAFEEVFEQSMPPTMGYGYMGMSYQEKVAAEGVSPVVVFGLSLLAVFLILAALYESWALPISVLLATPIAIFGAFVGLLARMLVNDVYAQIGLVLLVGMSAKNAILIVEFARDKLAAGETVEKAALDGARLRLRPIMMTAFSFILGVMPLVLATGSGAEARHILGTAVMSGMLASSLIGIFLVPVSFYVVESWRERREARNQGLPSSGGEAKP; this is translated from the coding sequence ATGTCGCGTTTTTTCATCGATCGACCCATCGTTTCGATGGTGATTTCGATCTTGATGACGCTCCTCGGGGTCGTTTCGCTGGCCGGTCTTCCGATCGCTCAATTCCCGGATATTGCGCCGCCCGAAATCCAGCTCACCGCAACCTACGTCGGGGCCGACGCGCTGACCGTCGAGGAAGCCGTTTCCACGCCGATCGAACAGCAGATGAGCGGCGTCGACGGCATGCTCTATATGTACTCGACCAATGCGAGCAATGGCATCGGTACCCTGCGTGTAAACTTCGAGGTTGGCACCGACGCCAACACCGACCAGATCCTGACCCAGATGCGTTACCAGCAGGCGGAGTCTCAACTCCCGACGCAGGTCAAGGAACTTGGCGTCACCATCAAGAAGTCCACGACCAGCCCTCTGGCGCTTTTCTCGGTCTATTCGCCGAACGAAACCTACGACGCCGAATTCCTCGCCAACTACGCCTACATCAATATCAACGACCCGATGACCCGGGTCTCGGGCGTCGGCCAGGTGAACATCTTCGGTTCCGGGCAATACGCAATGCGCTTTTGGGTCGAGCCCGACAAACTCGCCCAGATGAAAATCACCATCCCCGAGATCATGGACGCTCTGCAACAGCAGAATGCCGTGAACCCCGCGGGGCAGATCGGTGCCGAACCCATTCCTGCCGGGCAGCAATTCACCTATACGGTTCGTGCCCAAGGCCGGTTGAAGACGCCTGAAGAATTCGGCGATGTCATCATCCGCGCGAATCCGGACGGATCGCTCGTCACCCTGAAGGATGTCGCGCGAATTCAACTCGGCGCCCAGAACTACTCCGTGATCGGGCGGCTTGACGGAAAGCCGGCGGCCATCGTGGCGATTTATCAGGACCCCGGTTCGAATGCGATTGACACCATGGATCAGGCAACCGCGCTCATGGAGCAATTGAAGACGCGCTTCCCGGCCGATCTGGACTACAAGATCTCTCTCGATACAACCCAGGCCGTTCGCGAGGGGATGAAGGAAATTGTCATCACGCTGGTTGAGGCGCTGGCGCTGGTCATTTTCGTTGTCTTCATCTTTCTCCAGGGCTGGCGAGCGACACTGATTCCATTGCTGGCAGTTCCGGTGGCCCTTGTCGGTACTTTCGCAATTTTCCCGCTGCTCGGCTTTACGATCAACACTCTATCTCTGTTGGGACTTGTGCTCGCGATCGGCATCGTCGTGGACGATGCCATCGTCGTGGTCGAAGCTGTCGAAAAGAATATCGAAGGTGGTCTCGAGCCACGCGACGCCACGCTCAAGGCAATGTCGGAAGTCACGGCACCCATCGTCGGCACGACATTGATCCTGATTGCTGTTTTCGTTCCGACCGCTTTCATTCCGGGTATTACCGGCAGGCTCTACCAGCAATTCGCGGTGACCATCGCCGTCTCCGTGCTGATTTCCTCCTTTAACGCACTTACCCTCAGCCCGGCCCTCTCCGCGATGTTGCTCCGCCCCCGCAAGCCGATGCGAGGCCCAGCCGGGCGGTTTTTCGCGTGGTTCAATAAAACCTTCGATCGTGCGACCGATGGCTACGTTTCGTGGTCCGAATTTCTCATTCACAAAGCCAAGTTCGCGATGCTCTTTCTCGCCATTCTCGGCGGGATCGGTCTCTTCCTCGGATCGCGGCTTCCCACGGGATTCGTGCCGGAAGAAGATCAGGGTTATCTCTTTGCGAATATTCAACTGCCGGACGCAGCTTCCATGGAGCGGACCGACGAAGTCAGCCAACTGGTCGAGAAAATCCTTGCCGAGACCGATGGGATCGAGGGCTACAACACCATTGTCGGCTTCAGCATGCTCAGTCAGGTGAACACCACCTACTCCGCGTTCTTGTTTATCACGCTGGAGCCATGGGACGTCCGCGATCCGAAGGGACTCGAGGCAAAGGTAATCGCGCGCAAGCTCAACCAGCAATTCGCGCGCAAAATCCCCGAGGCCAAGGTCGTTTCCTTCTCCCCTCCGGCCATTCCCGGCATTGGCACGTCGGGCGGTGTGACATTCGTTCTCGAAGATATCGCCGGTGGAAGTGTCGAGGAACTTGCCGCCAATACGGACAAGTTCATCAAGGAACTTGAGAAGAGACCAGAATTCTTCCGGGTCTCCACGACCTTCATACCCGATACGCCGCAGTATTTCGCAAGGGTCGACCGAGACAAGGTGCTGAAGCAGGGTGTCGCACTCAAGGATGTCTACCAGACGCTTCAGGCCTTCATGGGTGGCTCGTTTGTGAACTATTTCAACCGCTTTGGGCGAACATGGCAGGTCTACCTGCAAGCCGAGGGCGAGTACCGGACCAAGCCGAGCGATATCAGCAACTTCTACGTGCGGAATTCCAACGCCGAAATGGTTCCTCTGGAGACCTTTGTCACCATGGAACGCAGCTTCGGTCCGGAGTTCACACTTCGCTTCAACGGGCATCGCGCCGCACAGATCAACGGAATGCTCTGGCCCTGGTATAGCTCCGGACAAGGCATGGCGGCTTTCGAAGAGGTCTTCGAGCAGTCCATGCCGCCCACCATGGGCTACGGCTATATGGGCATGTCCTATCAGGAGAAGGTCGCGGCCGAAGGGGTCTCGCCAGTTGTGGTCTTTGGACTCTCGCTGCTTGCGGTTTTCCTGATTCTCGCCGCCCTCTACGAAAGCTGGGCTCTTCCGATCAGCGTGCTGTTGGCGACACCGATCGCAATTTTCGGCGCCTTCGTCGGATTGCTGGCACGCATGCTTGTGAATGACGTCTATGCCCAGATTGGATTGGTCCTGCTGGTCGGGATGTCCGCCAAAAACGCAATCCTCATCGTGGAATTCGCGCGGGATAAACTCGCAGCCGGAGAGACCGTCGAAAAGGCCGCACTCGACGGAGCACGGCTGCGGCTGCGGCCGATCATGATGACCGCTTTCTCCTTCATTCTAGGCGTCATGCCACTGGTGCTGGCCACCGGATCAGGCGCGGAAGCTCGTCATATACTGGGCACCGCGGTGATGAGCGGGATGCTCGCCTCGAGCCTGATCGGCATCTTCCTTGTGCCGGTGTCGTTTTATGTCGTCGAATCCTGGCGGGAGCGTCGTGAGGCAAGGAACCAAGGCCTGCCGTCCAGCGGTGGGGAGGCAAAGCCATGA
- a CDS encoding carboxymuconolactone decarboxylase family protein, which yields MHGREALSRFAPEAAAALDQLENAIWDAAQKAGQLPLAAEAVRRIAAGHNLAPVPYAPAEEFAEDAATATGLRFAEQMSFDVTRIHDEQRQEFLSTFGNGSIALVQIFYVADIVPRVRFALDAIFGTSEEPQRDRSLGAAPALDDAFSQWIAAVPQLEALDPVLTEMIRLRGAGYHQCRLCQSIRYLPALEAGAPDPLLDDAMSGNLTAADPMQKAALALVDEILARPGRLRPETIEGVHRYFEPAARVELVLDIARNATNKVAVAFAADTPRVARGYEICASDPDGTTRYGLADPRKTP from the coding sequence ATGCACGGCAGAGAAGCTCTGTCGAGGTTCGCCCCGGAGGCAGCCGCGGCACTCGACCAACTGGAAAACGCGATCTGGGATGCCGCGCAGAAAGCAGGACAGTTGCCGCTGGCAGCCGAAGCCGTGCGTCGGATCGCAGCCGGACACAACCTAGCGCCCGTTCCATATGCCCCTGCAGAGGAGTTCGCCGAGGACGCGGCCACCGCAACCGGCCTACGATTTGCCGAGCAGATGAGCTTTGACGTCACCCGGATCCATGACGAACAACGGCAGGAGTTCCTCAGCACATTCGGCAATGGCTCGATCGCTCTGGTGCAGATTTTCTACGTTGCCGACATCGTCCCGAGAGTCCGGTTCGCGCTCGATGCCATTTTCGGCACAAGCGAAGAGCCGCAACGGGACCGGTCGCTCGGAGCGGCCCCCGCTCTCGACGACGCATTCAGCCAGTGGATCGCCGCGGTACCGCAACTGGAGGCACTGGACCCCGTTCTGACCGAGATGATCCGCCTGCGCGGAGCGGGCTATCACCAATGCCGTCTCTGCCAATCGATCCGCTACTTGCCGGCGCTCGAGGCCGGCGCGCCCGACCCTCTGCTCGACGACGCCATGAGCGGCAACTTGACCGCAGCGGACCCCATGCAGAAAGCCGCTCTTGCGTTGGTCGACGAAATTCTGGCACGGCCTGGCCGACTCCGGCCCGAAACAATCGAGGGAGTCCATAGGTACTTCGAGCCGGCAGCACGGGTCGAATTGGTGCTGGATATCGCCCGCAACGCGACCAACAAGGTGGCCGTAGCCTTTGCCGCCGATACGCCCCGCGTCGCCAGAGGCTACGAGATCTGTGCAAGCGACCCCGACGGGACGACCCGCTATGGCCTGGCCGACCCGCGCAAAACCCCCTAG